A stretch of the Malus sylvestris chromosome 10, drMalSylv7.2, whole genome shotgun sequence genome encodes the following:
- the LOC126584265 gene encoding CBS domain-containing protein CBSX1, chloroplastic-like, producing the protein MRLLHGFLSKFGCVWQTFNEIQKLLSKTNGKFVGDLMTPAPLVVRETTNLEDAARLLLETKYRRLPVVDSEGKLVGIITRGNVVKAALQIKRASEK; encoded by the exons TTGCTTCATggatttctctctaaatttggATGTGTGTGGCAGACATTCAATGAAATACAGAAACTGCTTAGCAAGACCAATGGAAAATTTGTTGGTGACTTAATGACACCTGCTCCGCTCGTTGTCCGTGAAACCACCAACCTGGAAGATGCTGCTAG GTTGTTGCTTGAAACAAAATATCGCCGACTGCCAGTTGTAGATAGTGAAGGCAAGCTG GTTGGCATCATTACGAGGGGGAATGTTGTTAAAGCTGCCCTGCAGATTAAACGTGCTAGTGAAAAATGA